One window of the Amycolatopsis mediterranei genome contains the following:
- a CDS encoding acyclic terpene utilization AtuA family protein, with protein sequence MNTVRVLAPSGMLGAGWDHATVERGIALGADVISIDGGSTDSGPHYLGAATAKTTAKAVARDLRSLLTAAAAAGIPVIVGSCGTSGTDRGVDWVAGIAAEVMAEEGLDLEVARIYSEQDAAELKEHLDAGRIHPLPPLGELTAETLESCTHIVGAMGHEPIVEALRAGAQVVLAGRATDTAVAAAYPLMRGMPAGPTWHAAKIIECGGQCTGNPRAGGVLATIDAGGFTVEPLDPTVSCTPISVAAHMLYETANPFEMREPAGTLDVRDARYTALDDRTVRVEGSEFHFAGQYTIKLEGARITGYETMSFTAIRDPRVLAEIDAWAELMRTMITQRVGQTLGLADDEYAFDLRLYGHNAVLDDLEPESGPPREVGVMLLVNAPDQPTATAVAKVANPLMLHLPTPGMDYLPSFAFASSPAEVERGAAYEFVLNHVVDCDPAGLFRIEPGETRA encoded by the coding sequence ATGAACACAGTGCGCGTCCTGGCGCCGAGCGGCATGCTCGGCGCCGGGTGGGACCACGCGACGGTCGAGCGCGGCATCGCCCTGGGGGCCGACGTCATCAGCATCGACGGCGGGTCCACCGATTCCGGTCCCCACTATCTCGGCGCCGCGACGGCCAAGACGACGGCCAAGGCGGTGGCGCGCGACCTGCGCAGCCTGCTGACGGCGGCGGCCGCCGCGGGCATCCCCGTCATCGTGGGCTCCTGCGGCACGAGCGGAACCGACCGCGGCGTCGACTGGGTCGCCGGGATCGCCGCCGAGGTGATGGCCGAGGAAGGCCTGGACCTGGAGGTGGCGAGGATCTACAGCGAGCAGGACGCGGCCGAGCTGAAGGAGCACTTGGACGCGGGCCGGATCCACCCGCTGCCCCCGTTGGGAGAACTGACCGCCGAGACCCTCGAGAGCTGCACCCACATCGTCGGCGCGATGGGGCACGAACCGATCGTCGAGGCACTGCGCGCCGGCGCCCAGGTCGTGCTCGCCGGGCGCGCCACCGACACCGCCGTGGCGGCCGCCTACCCGCTCATGCGGGGGATGCCCGCCGGGCCCACGTGGCACGCCGCCAAGATCATCGAGTGCGGCGGCCAGTGCACCGGCAACCCGCGGGCGGGCGGAGTCCTCGCCACCATCGACGCCGGCGGCTTCACCGTCGAGCCGCTCGACCCCACCGTGTCGTGCACGCCGATCTCGGTGGCCGCCCACATGCTCTACGAGACCGCGAACCCGTTCGAGATGCGCGAGCCCGCCGGCACCCTCGACGTCCGGGACGCGCGGTACACCGCGCTCGACGACCGGACCGTCCGCGTCGAGGGCTCGGAGTTCCACTTCGCCGGCCAGTACACGATCAAACTCGAAGGCGCCCGGATCACCGGCTACGAAACCATGTCTTTCACCGCGATCCGCGACCCGCGCGTCCTGGCGGAGATCGACGCCTGGGCGGAGCTCATGCGCACGATGATCACGCAGCGGGTGGGCCAGACACTCGGACTGGCGGACGACGAGTACGCTTTCGACCTGCGCCTCTACGGCCACAACGCGGTTCTGGACGACCTCGAGCCCGAGAGCGGGCCGCCGCGCGAGGTCGGCGTGATGTTGCTCGTCAACGCCCCCGACCAGCCGACCGCCACCGCGGTCGCCAAGGTCGCCAACCCGTTGATGCTGCACCTGCCGACCCCGGGAATGGACTACTTGCCCAGCTTCGCGTTCGCTTCGTCGCCCGCCGAAGTCGAGCGCGGCGCCGCGTACGAGTTCGTGCTGAACCACGTCGTGGACTGCGATCCCGCCGGCCTGTTCCGGATCGAACCGGGGGAGACCCGTGCCTGA
- a CDS encoding DUF4387 domain-containing protein codes for MPETTLADLAHEVRSKNAGPFWVTMELFMRDAEGYRIAADESFLNESVIAQLYRVEEEAVQLFRIPSLNVVKISFPRPVSQGSLRDRDIHAGQHHVPLARMPVPSSTRPVEESP; via the coding sequence GTGCCTGAGACCACCCTCGCGGATCTGGCCCACGAAGTCCGCTCCAAGAACGCCGGCCCGTTCTGGGTCACCATGGAACTCTTCATGCGCGACGCCGAGGGCTACCGGATCGCCGCGGACGAATCCTTCCTCAACGAGAGCGTGATCGCGCAGCTCTACCGCGTCGAGGAGGAGGCGGTCCAGCTGTTCCGGATCCCGTCGCTCAACGTCGTCAAGATCTCCTTCCCCCGTCCGGTCAGCCAGGGATCGCTGCGGGACCGCGACATCCACGCGGGACAGCACCACGTTCCCCTCGCCCGCATGCCGGTCCCGTCATCGACCCGACCCGTGGAGGAAAGCCCGTGA
- a CDS encoding caspase family protein, with protein sequence MTGAAIDFERSRAILVGTATYTAGLPDMSAASRSLHAVRRALTGPSCGWPESRIAVFEDQNTGDRVPERVAKLIHETTDVLLFYYVGHGQLLPNEKLGLALTDTSKDPRLRHSTSLRFDDIRDELHYNCDARVRVVMLDCCFSGIATAGTQGVGVADQVEMLSKVEGAYTLTASRASEKAVYDVVPGGQTYFSKFLTAILEEGVPSANEYLSLAAVHKELRQRFRSLNLQDGRQRPEPSTMSRETAQDLLIARNSAYLPPPPPVPAADEVPAPPPIEEPEPAMEDEAATRQVVADLVRPTLPPDAVPPSLRTMLVIAADKDFSAVFGSYFDGQVFSAAAHRKGATSADVWAALIEHAARSIDWLPTDPYLAETAQAQAIPGLVSYTEDLRRAQLSHLERLVDNDMGQALAFLNEISDDFPATSAKIIVALGSRRPAAGGRLLLGCIDFEETVGLRLLDAALHLSATAILRRIVRQLSHQDITAIFLLCESRAPQLRERFLRLLPSPANAD encoded by the coding sequence ATCACCGGCGCAGCCATTGACTTCGAACGCTCCCGCGCGATCCTGGTCGGCACCGCAACCTACACCGCCGGGCTGCCCGACATGTCCGCGGCAAGCCGCAGCCTGCATGCGGTGAGGCGCGCGCTCACCGGACCGTCGTGCGGGTGGCCGGAGTCCCGGATTGCCGTGTTCGAGGACCAGAACACCGGCGACAGAGTGCCGGAACGGGTGGCCAAGCTCATTCACGAGACCACTGACGTGCTGCTGTTCTACTACGTCGGGCACGGCCAACTCCTTCCCAACGAAAAACTCGGGCTCGCACTGACGGACACGAGCAAAGATCCGCGCCTGCGGCACAGCACTTCGTTGCGCTTCGACGACATCCGCGACGAGCTGCACTACAACTGCGACGCCCGTGTGCGCGTGGTGATGCTCGACTGCTGTTTTTCCGGCATCGCCACCGCGGGCACGCAGGGCGTCGGCGTCGCTGACCAGGTGGAGATGCTGTCGAAGGTAGAAGGCGCGTACACGCTGACCGCCTCGAGGGCCTCTGAGAAGGCTGTCTACGACGTCGTGCCCGGCGGACAGACATACTTCAGCAAGTTCCTCACCGCCATCCTGGAAGAAGGCGTCCCCAGCGCCAACGAATACCTCTCGTTGGCCGCGGTCCACAAGGAGCTGCGACAACGATTCCGCAGTCTGAACCTGCAGGACGGGAGGCAACGGCCGGAGCCCAGCACGATGTCGCGAGAGACGGCGCAAGACCTCCTTATCGCGCGCAACAGCGCCTACCTCCCTCCGCCTCCTCCCGTCCCTGCAGCGGACGAGGTGCCCGCTCCACCACCGATCGAAGAACCCGAGCCCGCCATGGAGGATGAAGCGGCGACCAGACAGGTGGTCGCTGACTTGGTCAGGCCCACGCTCCCACCCGACGCCGTTCCGCCCAGCCTCCGCACGATGCTCGTCATCGCCGCCGACAAGGACTTCTCGGCCGTGTTCGGCAGCTACTTCGATGGACAGGTCTTCTCAGCGGCCGCTCACCGGAAGGGCGCCACGAGCGCCGACGTGTGGGCTGCGTTGATCGAACACGCCGCGCGGTCGATCGACTGGCTGCCGACCGATCCCTACCTGGCGGAGACGGCGCAGGCGCAAGCCATCCCCGGTTTGGTCAGCTACACCGAGGATCTTCGACGTGCCCAGCTCAGCCACCTCGAACGACTGGTCGACAACGACATGGGGCAAGCACTCGCGTTCCTCAACGAAATCTCCGACGACTTCCCGGCCACCAGTGCGAAGATCATCGTCGCGCTCGGATCGCGCCGGCCCGCGGCAGGCGGCCGTCTCCTGCTCGGCTGCATCGATTTCGAGGAGACGGTGGGCCTGCGTTTGCTGGACGCGGCACTCCACCTCTCCGCGACGGCCATCTTGCGCCGCATCGTGCGACAGCTCTCCCATCAAGACATCACAGCGATCTTCCTGCTGTGCGAGAGCCGCGCGCCGCAGCTGCGCGAACGCTTCCTGCGACTGCTGCCCAGCCCAGCGAACGCTGACTGA
- a CDS encoding effector-associated constant component EACC1 → MQDEKVSPAGPAVEVRITPTDSADVPRLQQWLRDVRNVRLEPVPAPSEPGEQGDSWDFLVALCTTGGAVPVLLSALRSWIEARVTKVRVKIQDVEVELTGTDPEALETLLKVARKSVPSGKGS, encoded by the coding sequence ATGCAGGATGAAAAAGTCTCGCCCGCCGGTCCCGCCGTCGAAGTCCGGATCACGCCGACGGACAGCGCGGACGTACCTCGGTTGCAGCAGTGGCTGCGCGACGTGCGGAACGTGCGACTCGAGCCAGTACCCGCACCGTCCGAACCAGGCGAGCAGGGTGACTCTTGGGACTTCCTCGTCGCGCTGTGCACAACCGGCGGAGCGGTGCCGGTGCTCCTGAGCGCGCTGCGCTCCTGGATCGAGGCGCGGGTGACCAAAGTCCGGGTGAAGATTCAGGACGTCGAGGTCGAGCTGACCGGCACCGACCCGGAGGCGCTGGAAACGCTGCTGAAGGTGGCCCGCAAGAGCGTCCCCTCCGGCAAGGGGAGCTGA
- a CDS encoding TetR/AcrR family transcriptional regulator, translated as MSYSADPRAVRSREAMLAAARRLLAEEGLDAVTHQRVAQEAGVGRATVYRHWPRTDQLLLDAMGGADLPLFRAPETPVRRWLRKELRQMADELAIPAVAAVSLTLAQSALSDARIAHPHDESVKTITERIHAAIRSAVAAGELEADIEPPDLTAMLVGPIVYRATMQRAPASDDFLGRLVDSVGTWHDQPG; from the coding sequence ATGAGCTATTCAGCGGATCCGCGAGCGGTGCGCAGCCGGGAGGCCATGCTCGCCGCCGCCCGGCGGCTGCTGGCCGAGGAGGGCCTCGACGCGGTGACGCACCAGCGAGTCGCTCAGGAAGCCGGCGTCGGCCGGGCCACCGTCTACCGGCACTGGCCCCGGACCGACCAGCTGCTGCTCGACGCCATGGGCGGCGCCGACCTCCCGCTGTTCCGCGCCCCGGAGACGCCCGTTCGCCGATGGCTGCGCAAGGAGCTTCGGCAGATGGCCGACGAGCTCGCCATCCCCGCCGTCGCCGCCGTCTCGCTCACACTGGCGCAGTCCGCGCTCTCGGATGCCCGGATCGCGCACCCCCACGACGAGTCCGTCAAGACGATCACCGAACGGATCCACGCCGCCATCCGATCGGCCGTCGCCGCCGGCGAGCTGGAGGCCGACATCGAGCCGCCCGACTTGACGGCGATGCTCGTGGGGCCGATCGTCTACCGCGCGACCATGCAGCGAGCCCCGGCTTCCGACGATTTCCTCGGCCGGCTCGTGGACAGCGTGGGAACCTGGCACGATCAGCCGGGTTAG
- a CDS encoding TetR/AcrR family transcriptional regulator, whose protein sequence is MTRAESAAATRQALVRAASELLDEGGPAAVTLRAVGARAGVSRGAPYGHFENKEHLLTQLAINAWNALADDVEQARADPGTTAEARLEWAVLRLIGLARRRPHRYALMFSTPADTPAAAEAASRLEKEFLVLVADVVGEPDAGRYGALLMSSAHGIAGMELSGHLSKNTWRVSVEQLVRMLVDAIRPGGRDRPPHQ, encoded by the coding sequence ATGACCCGAGCCGAGAGCGCCGCAGCCACGCGACAGGCTCTCGTCCGCGCCGCCTCCGAACTACTGGACGAGGGTGGGCCGGCCGCGGTGACCCTCCGCGCGGTCGGAGCGCGGGCCGGAGTTTCGCGTGGCGCACCCTACGGCCACTTCGAGAACAAGGAGCACCTGCTGACGCAGCTCGCGATCAACGCGTGGAACGCGCTGGCGGACGACGTCGAGCAAGCACGCGCAGACCCCGGCACCACGGCCGAGGCGCGGCTCGAGTGGGCCGTTCTGAGGCTGATCGGGCTCGCCCGGCGGCGACCGCACCGGTATGCGCTGATGTTCAGCACTCCGGCGGACACGCCGGCCGCCGCCGAAGCTGCGAGCCGTCTCGAAAAGGAGTTCCTCGTCCTCGTCGCGGACGTGGTCGGCGAGCCTGACGCAGGCCGCTACGGCGCCCTGCTGATGTCGAGCGCGCACGGCATCGCCGGAATGGAACTCAGCGGTCATCTGTCGAAGAACACCTGGCGGGTCAGCGTGGAGCAACTCGTGCGCATGCTGGTCGACGCGATCCGGCCCGGCGGCCGGGATCGCCCTCCCCATCAATGA
- a CDS encoding SDR family NAD(P)-dependent oxidoreductase produces MTVSHEVPDLTGRTIVVTGTTSGLGLALSGALAAAGARVLMTVRDAERGAAAVEQVRAGIDGPGSAESVLLDLADLASVRAAAAEIRDRSGDRVDVLVNNAAVSLGPHARTRDGFELQFGTNHLGPAALTWLLMPALRAAGNPDQPARVVTTSSLAHRTGGLDLTDLNWERRRYSPTRAYGASKLANVLFSAELDRRLRLDGDPVLSIAAHPGLTASDLLNNALARGNTWKARVLVLPDRWVSQPVAAGIRPQLLAATGPVRGGDYLGPTGPFEIRGPAGPAHRSAAAQDPVLAGELWQATATATGVTPDPGLRPAASRR; encoded by the coding sequence ATGACAGTGTCACATGAAGTACCCGATCTCACGGGACGCACGATCGTCGTCACCGGGACGACCTCCGGCCTCGGCCTCGCCCTCTCCGGGGCACTGGCCGCAGCCGGTGCCCGCGTCCTGATGACCGTTCGCGACGCCGAGCGCGGAGCGGCAGCCGTCGAACAGGTGAGGGCCGGAATCGATGGTCCCGGCTCGGCTGAATCCGTGCTGCTCGATCTGGCCGACCTCGCCTCGGTGCGCGCCGCCGCCGCGGAGATCCGGGACCGCTCCGGGGACCGGGTCGACGTGCTGGTCAACAACGCCGCCGTGTCGCTGGGGCCGCACGCGCGGACCCGCGACGGGTTCGAGCTGCAATTCGGGACGAACCACCTCGGCCCGGCCGCGCTGACCTGGCTGCTGATGCCGGCACTGCGGGCCGCCGGAAACCCGGACCAGCCCGCCCGGGTGGTGACGACGTCGAGCCTGGCCCACCGCACCGGCGGGCTCGATCTCACCGACCTCAACTGGGAGCGCCGGCGCTATTCGCCGACGCGCGCCTACGGGGCCTCGAAACTGGCGAACGTGCTGTTCTCCGCGGAACTCGACCGGCGGTTGCGGCTCGACGGCGACCCGGTGCTGTCGATCGCCGCCCACCCCGGGCTGACGGCCTCGGACCTGCTGAACAACGCCCTCGCCCGCGGCAACACGTGGAAAGCCCGCGTGCTCGTGCTGCCGGATCGCTGGGTGTCCCAGCCGGTCGCCGCCGGGATCCGGCCCCAGCTGCTCGCGGCCACCGGGCCGGTGCGCGGCGGCGATTACCTGGGCCCCACCGGGCCGTTCGAGATCCGCGGTCCGGCCGGGCCCGCGCACCGCTCGGCGGCCGCGCAGGACCCGGTGCTCGCCGGCGAGCTTTGGCAGGCCACGGCCACCGCCACCGGAGTCACCCCGGACCCGGGTCTTCGACCGGCGGCAAGCCGCCGGTGA
- a CDS encoding SDR family NAD(P)-dependent oxidoreductase, translating to MSQNGHDRRFTGRTVIVTGAGSGIGRATAVRVATEGGHVVAADLDPARLAGLVEQCGEESVTAIAGDITEPETVARIVAAGGHRIDGLANIAGIMDGFLPPSEVDDAVWDRVLGLNLTATMRLTRAVLPAMIEAGRGSIVNVASEAALRGSAAGAAYTASKHAVVGYTASVAFFHGPQGVRANTVAPGPTITGIDGGMRSEYAAGRGGPVMQATMPAPAAPEQVAASIVWLLSDDAANINGVVLPSDGGWSVA from the coding sequence ATGTCGCAGAACGGCCATGACCGCCGCTTCACCGGCCGCACCGTCATCGTGACCGGCGCCGGATCGGGCATCGGCCGCGCCACCGCGGTCCGCGTCGCCACGGAAGGCGGCCACGTCGTGGCCGCCGACCTCGACCCGGCCCGGCTGGCCGGCCTCGTCGAACAGTGCGGCGAGGAATCCGTCACCGCCATCGCCGGGGACATCACCGAGCCGGAAACCGTGGCGCGGATCGTCGCGGCCGGCGGCCACCGGATCGACGGACTGGCCAACATCGCCGGGATCATGGACGGCTTCCTGCCACCGTCCGAAGTGGACGACGCGGTGTGGGACCGCGTCCTGGGCCTCAACCTGACCGCGACGATGCGGCTCACCCGGGCCGTGCTCCCGGCGATGATCGAAGCGGGGCGCGGCTCGATCGTGAACGTCGCTTCCGAGGCGGCGCTGCGCGGGTCGGCGGCCGGTGCGGCGTACACCGCGTCGAAGCACGCCGTGGTCGGCTACACCGCCAGCGTCGCGTTCTTCCACGGCCCCCAGGGAGTGCGGGCCAACACGGTCGCGCCAGGACCGACGATCACCGGCATCGACGGCGGGATGCGTTCGGAGTACGCGGCCGGCCGCGGTGGCCCGGTCATGCAGGCCACCATGCCCGCACCGGCGGCACCCGAACAGGTGGCGGCTTCGATCGTGTGGCTGTTGAGCGACGACGCCGCCAACATCAACGGCGTGGTCCTGCCCAGCGACGGCGGCTGGTCGGTCGCCTGA
- a CDS encoding MDR family MFS transporter, with translation MTARRQVLQALSGLLLALFVSTLSSTVVATALPRMLHDLHGTPVQYAWVVTATLLAATAATPIWGKLADLYRKKTLIQITAVVFIAGSIAAGLAQNTGQLIGARALQGVGVGGLQSLVQIAIAAMIPPRERGRYAGYQSSVTALSTIGGPLLGGFIVDTSWLGWRWCFFIGVPVAVVALVLLQLTLRLPVVRRENVRIDYWGATLITGGVSLLLIWVSFAGDAFGWASWQTAVMVGGTLVLLGLAAFVETRAAEPVVPPRIIRQRTTALAILGSLAAGTAMYGAAVFLSQYFQVSRARTPTEAGLLTIPMMAGILVSSIVAGRRISRTGRLKPFLVTGAVSLTAGFAGLGLIDERTPLPFIGIAMLLIGTGVGMTLQNFVLVVQNAVPLRDIGAASATVSFFRSLGGTIGVAVLGAVLARQVADRQAAGAPPPVAYGVATGHIFAISAGVALLGVLAAVLLKPVSLRDSLDLPDAAAPRKETHVAERP, from the coding sequence GTGACCGCACGCCGGCAAGTGCTCCAGGCCCTCAGCGGCCTGCTGCTCGCCTTGTTCGTCTCCACGCTGAGCAGCACCGTGGTCGCCACCGCGCTGCCCCGCATGCTGCACGACCTGCACGGCACGCCCGTCCAGTACGCCTGGGTGGTGACCGCCACCCTGCTCGCGGCCACCGCCGCGACACCGATCTGGGGCAAGCTGGCCGACCTGTACCGCAAGAAGACGCTCATCCAGATCACCGCCGTCGTCTTCATCGCCGGCTCGATCGCCGCGGGCCTGGCGCAGAACACCGGCCAGCTCATCGGGGCCCGCGCGCTGCAGGGCGTCGGCGTCGGTGGCCTGCAGTCCTTGGTCCAGATCGCCATCGCCGCGATGATCCCGCCGCGGGAACGCGGGCGGTACGCCGGTTACCAGAGCAGCGTCACGGCGCTGTCCACCATCGGCGGACCGCTGCTGGGCGGCTTCATCGTCGACACCTCGTGGCTGGGCTGGCGGTGGTGCTTCTTCATCGGCGTGCCCGTCGCCGTCGTCGCCCTCGTCCTGCTGCAGCTGACGCTCCGCCTCCCGGTCGTGCGCCGGGAGAACGTGCGGATCGACTACTGGGGAGCCACCCTGATCACCGGCGGGGTCAGCCTGCTGCTGATCTGGGTGTCCTTCGCCGGGGACGCGTTCGGCTGGGCCTCCTGGCAGACGGCCGTGATGGTCGGCGGCACCCTCGTCCTGCTCGGCCTCGCCGCCTTCGTCGAAACCCGCGCCGCCGAGCCCGTCGTCCCACCCCGCATCATCCGGCAGCGCACCACGGCGCTGGCCATCCTCGGCAGTCTCGCCGCCGGCACCGCGATGTACGGCGCCGCGGTCTTCCTCAGCCAGTACTTCCAGGTCAGCCGGGCCCGCACCCCGACAGAAGCCGGGCTGCTGACGATCCCGATGATGGCAGGCATCCTGGTTTCCTCCATCGTCGCCGGCCGCCGGATCAGCCGCACCGGCCGCCTCAAGCCGTTCCTCGTCACCGGCGCGGTCAGCCTCACCGCCGGCTTCGCCGGCCTGGGCCTCATCGACGAGCGCACACCCCTGCCCTTCATCGGCATCGCGATGCTCCTGATCGGCACCGGAGTCGGCATGACCCTGCAGAACTTCGTGCTCGTGGTCCAGAACGCCGTCCCCCTCCGGGACATCGGCGCGGCCAGCGCCACCGTCTCCTTCTTCCGCTCCCTCGGCGGCACCATCGGCGTCGCCGTGCTCGGCGCGGTCCTCGCCCGCCAAGTCGCCGACCGTCAGGCCGCCGGTGCTCCGCCGCCGGTCGCCTACGGCGTCGCCACCGGGCACATCTTCGCCATCTCGGCCGGCGTCGCGCTGCTCGGCGTGCTCGCCGCGGTCCTGCTCAAACCCGTCTCCCTCCGCGACAGCCTCGACCTGCCCGACGCTGCCGCCCCGCGAAAGGAAACCCATGTCGCAGAACGGCCATGA
- a CDS encoding SMP-30/gluconolactonase/LRE family protein: MTACHVRRLTRPTSLRGSNGVAFGPDGRLYVAQFLAGEIGAVDLATGDVEVVVPVGGPVQAPDDLAFGSDGSMYVTDLVPGRVWRRRPDGTFTLVTDQVRLPNGIACVGDRLFVNEMIPDGRLLELGNGEPKVLAGGLAMGNAMQLGPDGALYYPHMLTGEVFRIPPDGGTPELVATDVHQPVAVRFDLGGVLQVLSRGVAGIVTRIDLFGSGDRTLVTSGLSGLDNAAFDTENRMFVSSYAGGGITELHPDGRTREIAPRGFAGPYGVTVDLGGTVHVADHYRIAEPRDDVTTTELLPFAHGIAADGDLLHLTSQYGQVRTYDRTTRSVRTRANGLAEPAGIAVHADGALVVAEAGAGRVLTIDFEDTVGVLADGFGRPVDVAVDGDGRWYVSDEERGAVYRLDGETAVVLADDLGAPQGIAVVGGCLYVAETAAGLVVAVDLVTGEARQAADLPASPGRPGEQPALHAHGLPGVPRPFTGLATAPGDSLYAAAGGTVVHLTPAEQP, from the coding sequence TGCCGTCGACCTGGCCACCGGCGACGTCGAGGTGGTCGTGCCGGTCGGCGGGCCGGTGCAGGCGCCCGACGATCTCGCCTTCGGGTCCGACGGGTCGATGTACGTCACCGACCTCGTGCCCGGCCGCGTGTGGCGACGGCGTCCCGACGGCACGTTCACCCTGGTCACCGACCAGGTGCGGCTGCCGAACGGGATCGCCTGCGTCGGCGACCGGCTGTTCGTCAACGAGATGATACCGGACGGCCGGCTCCTGGAACTCGGCAACGGGGAGCCGAAAGTGCTCGCCGGCGGCCTGGCCATGGGCAACGCCATGCAGCTCGGCCCGGACGGTGCCCTCTACTACCCCCACATGCTCACCGGCGAGGTCTTCCGGATCCCGCCCGACGGCGGCACTCCCGAGCTCGTCGCCACCGACGTCCACCAGCCGGTCGCCGTCCGGTTCGACCTCGGCGGTGTGCTGCAGGTGCTTTCCCGCGGCGTGGCCGGCATCGTCACCCGCATCGACCTGTTCGGCAGCGGCGACCGGACACTCGTCACCAGCGGGCTTTCCGGGCTGGACAACGCGGCCTTCGACACCGAAAACCGCATGTTCGTCTCCAGCTACGCCGGCGGCGGCATCACCGAACTGCACCCCGACGGCCGGACCCGCGAGATCGCGCCCCGCGGGTTCGCCGGGCCCTACGGCGTCACGGTGGACCTCGGCGGCACCGTGCACGTCGCCGACCACTACCGCATCGCCGAGCCCCGCGACGACGTCACCACGACCGAACTCCTCCCGTTCGCGCACGGCATCGCCGCCGACGGGGACCTGCTGCACCTGACCTCGCAGTACGGCCAGGTCCGGACGTACGACCGGACGACCCGGTCCGTGCGCACGCGAGCGAACGGCCTGGCCGAGCCCGCGGGGATCGCCGTCCACGCCGACGGCGCGCTCGTGGTCGCCGAGGCCGGTGCGGGCCGCGTCCTCACCATCGACTTCGAGGACACCGTCGGCGTGCTCGCCGACGGCTTCGGCCGTCCGGTCGACGTGGCGGTGGACGGCGACGGTCGCTGGTACGTCAGCGACGAGGAGCGCGGTGCGGTGTACCGCCTCGACGGGGAAACCGCGGTCGTCTTGGCGGACGATCTCGGTGCCCCACAAGGAATCGCGGTCGTCGGTGGCTGCTTGTACGTCGCCGAAACCGCGGCGGGCCTAGTTGTCGCGGTCGACCTGGTCACCGGCGAAGCCCGGCAGGCAGCCGACCTCCCGGCGAGCCCGGGCCGGCCCGGCGAGCAGCCCGCGTTGCACGCCCACGGCCTTCCCGGCGTCCCCCGCCCGTTCACCGGCCTGGCCACCGCTCCCGGCGACTCCCTCTACGCCGCCGCCGGCGGCACCGTCGTACATCTGACCCCGGCGGAGCAACCGTGA